The Peribacillus sp. FSL P2-0133 genome has a segment encoding these proteins:
- a CDS encoding allantoate amidohydrolase, which produces MVKLQKDVDAIRINTRTEELAACSSTSVGVTRLPFTVESLKAESLVEEWMKAAGMTVRKDALNNIIGRYEGKDPTAPVLMIGSHLDSVIEAGKYDGILGVITGIEVVQTLKDNGIMLYNPIEVVGFCDEEGVRFHSTFLGSKAIAGTFTAEDLERADEQGITIAEALKGIGIADPYAYKKASRTPEELLAYLELHIEQGPVLEKENEPVGIVRGIAGATRFYFEIIGKPGHAGTVPVALRQDALLGASDLISYIENIAIQNEPLVATVGKLTVSPGASNVIPGLVTGTLDIRDLNVDRKKKAIDAIITESERVAKARGLQIYFEQVMEADPVYCDEQLIKVIEESIIELDGSVISLVSGAGHDAMAMADVTNVAMIFVRCKDGLSHHPDEFVTVEDMGVGARVLYSTVIKIATKQY; this is translated from the coding sequence TTGGTTAAACTTCAGAAGGATGTTGATGCTATAAGAATCAACACTAGGACCGAAGAACTTGCTGCTTGTTCATCTACATCTGTTGGTGTCACTAGACTACCTTTCACAGTTGAAAGTTTAAAAGCAGAAAGTCTAGTTGAAGAGTGGATGAAAGCAGCTGGGATGACGGTAAGAAAAGATGCTCTTAACAATATAATCGGACGTTATGAAGGGAAAGATCCTACAGCTCCAGTTTTAATGATTGGTTCACATTTAGATAGCGTGATTGAAGCAGGTAAATATGACGGTATTTTAGGAGTTATAACTGGAATAGAGGTTGTTCAAACTCTTAAGGATAATGGCATTATGTTATACAATCCAATCGAAGTGGTAGGTTTTTGTGATGAGGAAGGAGTAAGGTTCCACTCAACTTTCCTCGGTAGTAAAGCGATTGCAGGAACTTTTACTGCTGAAGATTTAGAAAGGGCAGATGAACAAGGAATAACAATTGCTGAAGCGTTAAAAGGAATTGGTATTGCTGACCCATATGCTTATAAAAAAGCTAGTCGTACTCCAGAAGAACTTCTCGCTTATTTGGAACTTCATATCGAACAGGGGCCTGTGCTTGAGAAGGAGAATGAACCTGTGGGCATAGTTCGTGGGATTGCTGGTGCTACAAGATTTTATTTTGAGATTATCGGGAAACCAGGACATGCAGGTACAGTTCCTGTTGCCCTTAGACAAGATGCACTTTTAGGAGCTAGTGATCTCATTTCTTACATTGAGAACATCGCTATCCAAAATGAACCATTAGTGGCGACTGTTGGCAAACTTACTGTAAGTCCGGGTGCTAGTAATGTAATACCTGGCCTTGTAACAGGCACGCTGGATATCCGTGATTTAAATGTGGATCGTAAGAAAAAAGCCATTGATGCTATAATAACTGAAAGTGAAAGAGTAGCAAAAGCAAGAGGACTTCAAATCTATTTTGAGCAAGTCATGGAAGCCGATCCTGTATACTGTGATGAACAATTGATTAAAGTAATCGAGGAGTCCATTATCGAACTGGATGGTAGCGTTATCAGTCTTGTAAGTGGTGCTGGTCACGATGCAATGGCTATGGCGGATGTAACGAATGTTGCAATGATTTTTGTTCGTTGTAAAGATGGTCTTAGTCATCACCCTGATGAATTCGTTACTGTAGAAGATATGGGTGTAGGAGCTAGAGTTCTTTACTCTACAGTAATTAAGATAGCTACAAAACAATATTGA
- a CDS encoding thiamine pyrophosphate-binding protein: MAKQKMTAAELIALYLEKRGVKHVYGIPGAAILPFYDAVKELTKIESYIVRHEQTGAFMADGYSRATGEVGVCAATSGPGGTNFLTGLYSAWMDSIPMIAITGQQKNSLIGTMQFQEAPIVEMAKPVTKAAYRLTDGSKTAEFIHEAWVTATTGRKGPVLLDLPIDQQKVEIEVDLDELIASTPVDNLPQASDADIEKTLELLKDAKRPVLLSGGGVNIANATIELKALAEELQIPVVTSGMGMDTFPNDHPLFAGRMGTMLDTPFGNKTIVEADLVINLAGRFADRSTGNVSVFTQNGKKIIHVNLDNKEIGKVVPTILGIVSDVKTFMIKLTEAHKALGAHVAATAEVGTRVNLTEERKKWARKTDYTTLPIRQERALRELREFLDRDAFVSHDCGISQIWSSQLFETYVPRTYLLTGGAGTMGWGLGAAMAAKLAFPERQSVNILGDGSLGMSLQDIATAAKHDIPVIIFCMNNSLMGLIRQQQNWFYNERQISTDLIYKNELCDNEERGIDFVKTAEGMGVRGELVTHYDDIKPALQRAVDSGKPYLIEVIVDPDPKNACEFSNNGALNGFKYSEKIDYSK; the protein is encoded by the coding sequence ATGGCTAAACAAAAAATGACAGCTGCTGAGTTAATTGCCTTGTATTTAGAAAAAAGAGGAGTGAAACACGTTTATGGTATACCGGGAGCTGCAATTTTACCATTCTATGATGCAGTAAAAGAATTAACTAAAATTGAATCATATATTGTTCGTCACGAACAAACTGGTGCTTTCATGGCTGACGGTTATTCAAGAGCAACTGGTGAAGTAGGTGTATGTGCTGCCACATCAGGTCCTGGTGGAACTAACTTCTTAACTGGTCTTTATAGTGCATGGATGGATTCCATACCAATGATAGCAATTACTGGTCAACAAAAAAATAGTCTAATTGGAACAATGCAATTCCAAGAAGCGCCTATCGTTGAAATGGCAAAACCTGTAACGAAAGCTGCTTACCGTTTAACTGACGGCTCGAAAACTGCTGAATTTATTCATGAAGCATGGGTAACAGCAACTACTGGCAGAAAAGGTCCAGTCCTTCTTGATTTACCAATTGATCAACAAAAAGTAGAAATAGAAGTAGACCTAGATGAGCTTATCGCTTCTACTCCAGTCGATAACTTACCACAAGCTTCTGACGCTGATATAGAGAAAACACTAGAATTATTAAAAGATGCTAAAAGACCGGTCTTACTTTCTGGTGGAGGGGTCAACATTGCAAACGCTACCATTGAATTAAAAGCGTTAGCTGAAGAACTGCAAATCCCTGTAGTAACTTCTGGCATGGGGATGGATACTTTCCCTAACGATCACCCTTTATTCGCTGGACGTATGGGAACGATGCTTGATACTCCATTCGGTAACAAAACAATTGTTGAAGCTGACTTAGTAATCAACCTTGCCGGACGTTTCGCTGATCGTTCAACTGGTAATGTTTCGGTATTCACACAAAACGGTAAGAAAATTATCCACGTAAATCTTGATAATAAGGAAATTGGTAAAGTTGTACCAACGATTTTAGGTATCGTTTCTGATGTTAAAACATTCATGATTAAACTTACAGAAGCCCATAAAGCACTTGGTGCCCATGTAGCTGCAACTGCCGAAGTAGGTACTAGAGTTAACTTAACTGAAGAGCGTAAGAAATGGGCACGTAAAACGGATTACACAACACTTCCAATCAGACAAGAGCGTGCATTGCGAGAACTTCGTGAATTCTTAGATCGCGATGCCTTCGTATCACATGACTGCGGTATCAGCCAAATCTGGTCCTCTCAATTATTTGAAACGTATGTACCAAGAACATACTTATTAACTGGTGGTGCGGGGACAATGGGGTGGGGCCTTGGTGCAGCAATGGCAGCGAAACTTGCATTCCCTGAAAGACAAAGTGTAAACATCCTTGGTGATGGAAGCTTAGGTATGTCATTACAGGACATTGCTACAGCTGCAAAACATGATATTCCGGTAATTATTTTCTGTATGAATAACTCATTAATGGGATTAATTCGTCAACAACAAAACTGGTTCTATAATGAACGCCAAATTTCTACGGACTTAATTTACAAAAATGAATTATGTGATAATGAAGAGCGAGGAATCGACTTTGTTAAAACGGCTGAAGGCATGGGTGTTCGTGGTGAGCTTGTTACACATTATGATGATATCAAACCAGCGCTACAACGTGCAGTTGATTCAGGTAAACCATATTTAATCGAAGTTATAGTTGATCCAGATCCTAAGAACGCATGCGAATTCTCTAACAACGGTGCACTTAATGGATTCAAATACTCTGAAAAAATTGATTATTCTAAATAA
- a CDS encoding sugar phosphate isomerase/epimerase family protein yields MAYPETMGGDGPTVDTIKKIVQDDFFSGIEITSINNPEERKEATQILQSGGMTVGFGAQPILLRNKGNLNSFDEAERRRAIDLVKGGIDQAYEVNAAKLGFLSGAKPDTQQDVALQLLTNSIKELCDYAKSKGDLVLSLETFDDETDKKCLIGSNKLAVEVAKEVRKVDPTFGLMLDLSHLPMQRETSRDALTVARDYINHAHIGNCYIKDTSDPAYGDQHPRFGYPGSEVDVSELAEYLRSLLEIGYIGEGIKNIVAFEVKPVGTESSDIVIAQSKRTLIDAWSLLHSKKGRLVS; encoded by the coding sequence ATGGCTTATCCGGAAACAATGGGTGGAGATGGCCCAACTGTTGATACAATTAAGAAAATTGTACAAGATGATTTTTTCTCTGGAATTGAAATTACATCTATTAACAATCCTGAAGAACGTAAAGAGGCTACTCAAATTTTACAATCTGGTGGAATGACTGTAGGATTTGGTGCACAACCGATTCTATTAAGAAATAAAGGAAACCTTAATTCTTTTGATGAAGCTGAGCGTAGAAGGGCTATCGATTTAGTAAAAGGCGGAATTGATCAAGCTTACGAAGTAAATGCTGCTAAACTTGGTTTCTTAAGTGGGGCTAAACCAGATACTCAACAAGATGTTGCATTACAATTACTAACGAATTCTATCAAAGAATTATGCGATTATGCAAAATCTAAAGGTGATTTAGTACTCTCGCTTGAAACATTTGATGATGAGACTGATAAGAAGTGTCTAATCGGTTCGAATAAACTTGCTGTTGAAGTTGCAAAAGAAGTTCGTAAAGTAGATCCTACTTTCGGTTTAATGCTTGATCTAAGTCATTTACCAATGCAACGTGAAACGTCTCGTGATGCATTAACGGTTGCTCGTGATTATATTAACCATGCCCATATTGGAAATTGCTATATCAAAGATACTTCTGATCCTGCTTACGGCGATCAGCATCCGCGTTTCGGATATCCAGGAAGTGAAGTTGATGTTTCTGAATTAGCGGAGTATTTACGTTCTCTATTAGAAATTGGTTACATCGGTGAGGGTATAAAGAATATAGTCGCTTTTGAAGTAAAACCTGTAGGTACAGAATCATCAGATATTGTAATTGCACAGTCAAAACGTACTCTCATTGATGCATGGTCATTATTACATTCAAAAAAAGGGCGTTTAGTTAGTTAG